A window from Herbaspirillum sp. meg3 encodes these proteins:
- a CDS encoding Signal transduction histidine kinase gives MKFRTTFMIVVLALVGIFAAVNWGAFLAPTQLTLVFTDFQAPLGLVMLGVVIVLTAVFLMYVMALQTSVLFETRRLTKQLDTQRDLADQAEKSRFIELRGYLQSELQQLQQRQNAHLSALTNKLESVQQDIQQRGQLTENAVAAQIGELDDRLQRHGVGVSAVGIKAI, from the coding sequence ATGAAATTCCGGACAACTTTCATGATCGTCGTATTGGCGCTGGTTGGCATTTTTGCCGCTGTGAACTGGGGGGCTTTTTTGGCGCCCACGCAGTTGACGCTGGTGTTCACGGATTTTCAGGCGCCGCTGGGGCTGGTGATGCTGGGCGTGGTGATCGTGCTGACGGCGGTCTTTCTGATGTATGTGATGGCGTTGCAGACCAGTGTGCTGTTTGAGACGCGCCGTCTGACCAAGCAGCTTGATACACAACGCGATCTGGCTGACCAGGCTGAGAAGTCACGCTTCATCGAATTGCGCGGCTATCTGCAAAGTGAATTGCAGCAGCTGCAGCAACGTCAGAACGCTCACCTGAGCGCGTTGACCAACAAGCTGGAGTCGGTGCAGCAAGATATTCAGCAACGCGGCCAGCTGACGGAAAACGCTGTCGCTGCGCAGATCGGCGAACTGGATGATCGTCTGCAACGACATGGTGTTGGAGTGAGTGCTGTCGGCATCAAGGCGATCTGA
- a CDS encoding TauD/TfdA family dioxygenase, with amino-acid sequence MSSATALLQRPTETEEQDFSIRSFDGPLGAEINGLDLNLPVSAQDVATIRAALVKHGLVVFRNQRITPEQHVAFSRRFGPLQVHVLNRFHLKQHPEILIVSNVVENGQPIGLVDAGADWHSDLSYMPKPSLGSLLHAQELPPEQGDTLYANMFNAYDTLPADVKQTLQGRKAVHSYVYRYRRLQALTPWRPDLTQKQIDDVPEVEHPIIRTHPENGRKALFVSEGFTSHIVGIPKDESDALLKFLHEHTIRAENVYTHKWRAHDIVFWDNRSTVHYAAITPQHLRRTLYRTTVEGDVPF; translated from the coding sequence ATGTCCAGCGCAACCGCATTACTGCAACGCCCTACAGAAACTGAGGAACAGGATTTCAGCATCCGCTCTTTTGACGGCCCGCTTGGCGCCGAGATCAACGGGCTGGATCTGAATCTGCCTGTCTCCGCACAAGACGTCGCCACGATCCGCGCAGCGCTGGTGAAGCATGGCCTGGTGGTATTTCGCAATCAGCGTATTACGCCGGAGCAGCATGTGGCGTTTAGCCGCCGCTTCGGGCCGCTGCAGGTGCATGTGCTGAATCGTTTTCATCTGAAGCAGCATCCGGAAATTCTGATTGTGTCCAACGTGGTCGAGAACGGCCAGCCGATCGGTCTGGTGGATGCCGGTGCCGACTGGCACTCGGATCTGTCGTACATGCCCAAGCCTAGCCTTGGGTCGCTGTTGCATGCGCAGGAGCTGCCGCCGGAACAGGGCGATACGCTGTACGCCAACATGTTCAACGCCTATGACACCTTACCGGCGGATGTGAAGCAGACGCTGCAGGGTCGCAAAGCGGTGCATTCTTATGTGTATCGTTATCGCCGATTGCAGGCGCTGACGCCATGGCGTCCTGACCTGACGCAGAAGCAGATCGACGACGTGCCTGAGGTCGAACATCCGATCATTCGCACGCATCCGGAAAACGGTCGCAAGGCCTTGTTTGTGAGCGAAGGCTTTACGTCGCATATCGTGGGGATACCGAAAGATGAGAGCGATGCGCTGTTGAAGTTTTTGCATGAGCACACCATTCGCGCGGAGAACGTCTATACGCACAAATGGCGCGCGCACGATATCGTGTTCTGGGATAACCGCAGCACCGTGCATTACGCAGCAATCACGCCGCAGCATTTGCGCCGCACGCTGTATCGCACAACGGTGGAAGGCGATGTGCCGTTTTAA
- a CDS encoding TetR/AcrR family transcriptional regulator: protein MRVKTEEKREAILAAASDVFLEAGFEGASMAEIAARIGGSKGTLYGYFSSKEELFVAVMHEEARKQFEPVFASLDKEVKDLEKTLQTFGEKVLEFLCLPSSIQTRRAVLAESGRSDIGKRFHELGPKVGMQQLAAFLEKQMDLQRLKKSDPMLAAHQLAALLECETVMPLMLGLEETISKPRIKLAVRLALTTFFDAYAIPTGSQKKKKDE from the coding sequence ATGAGAGTTAAAACCGAGGAGAAACGTGAAGCCATCCTCGCTGCCGCTTCGGATGTCTTTCTGGAAGCCGGTTTTGAAGGGGCTTCGATGGCAGAGATCGCGGCCCGGATCGGAGGATCGAAAGGGACGCTGTATGGTTACTTCAGTTCCAAGGAAGAGCTATTCGTAGCCGTTATGCACGAGGAAGCAAGGAAGCAATTTGAGCCCGTCTTTGCCTCCTTGGATAAAGAGGTGAAGGATCTGGAGAAGACTTTGCAGACTTTCGGCGAGAAGGTGCTGGAATTCCTCTGCTTGCCCTCCTCAATCCAGACGCGACGCGCCGTCTTGGCCGAATCTGGACGCAGCGACATCGGGAAGCGTTTTCATGAGCTAGGCCCCAAGGTGGGAATGCAACAACTCGCCGCGTTTCTTGAGAAGCAAATGGATCTGCAAAGGCTGAAAAAATCAGATCCTATGCTGGCGGCACATCAGCTAGCCGCGTTGCTGGAGTGCGAAACGGTAATGCCGTTAATGTTGGGGCTTGAGGAAACAATCTCAAAACCTCGCATTAAACTCGCAGTCAGATTGGCGTTGACGACATTTTTTGATGCTTATGCAATACCAACTGGATCTCAGAAGAAAAAGAAAGACGAATAG
- a CDS encoding efflux RND transporter periplasmic adaptor subunit produces the protein MRKVIFLWPAAALAISCMLSACGKPPGGAPPATGTPIVGVITVQMQPVALSTELPGRTVPYQIADVRPQVNGIIKARNFREGSDVKAGQVLYQINPATYKAAYDSNVAALAKAQASLTTARLKSERYKELVAINAVSKQDYDDAAATLGETESDVAAAKANVETSRINLAYASVEAPISGRIGKSTVTPGALVTASQTSAMTTIQQLDPIYVDVTQSSAALLNLKESFANGDLQKSGSNAAKVKLILENGRTYPLEGRLEFSDVTVNQDTGAITLRAVFPNPKADLLPGMYVRAVLQEGVKEQGLLVPQQAVSRDSTGKPKAYVVSASNKLEQRALVTDRAIGDQWLVRSGLQAGDRLVVDGQQRAAPGVTVKTIPWSPNAQSNPSATKSASVMDAKSAATN, from the coding sequence ATGCGCAAAGTCATTTTCCTGTGGCCGGCCGCCGCCTTAGCTATTTCTTGCATGCTAAGCGCATGCGGCAAACCTCCAGGCGGTGCGCCGCCTGCCACGGGTACGCCGATCGTCGGTGTCATTACGGTCCAGATGCAACCGGTCGCGCTCAGCACGGAGTTGCCCGGGCGCACAGTGCCGTACCAGATCGCCGACGTGCGGCCGCAGGTCAATGGAATTATCAAGGCCAGAAATTTCCGCGAGGGCAGCGACGTCAAGGCCGGGCAGGTGCTCTATCAGATCAATCCTGCTACCTACAAGGCCGCCTACGATAGCAACGTTGCAGCATTGGCCAAGGCGCAGGCGAGCCTGACGACCGCTCGGCTGAAGTCAGAGCGTTACAAGGAGCTTGTCGCTATCAACGCAGTGAGTAAACAGGATTACGACGACGCTGCTGCCACATTGGGCGAGACCGAGTCTGATGTGGCAGCAGCCAAGGCCAACGTCGAAACAAGTCGCATCAATCTTGCCTATGCCAGCGTCGAAGCACCGATTTCAGGACGAATTGGAAAGTCGACGGTGACTCCCGGCGCCCTGGTCACCGCAAGTCAAACGAGTGCTATGACCACCATCCAGCAGCTCGACCCGATCTATGTGGATGTGACGCAATCGAGCGCAGCCTTGTTGAACCTCAAGGAGTCGTTTGCCAATGGCGATCTGCAAAAGTCTGGCAGCAACGCCGCCAAGGTAAAACTGATTTTGGAAAACGGTCGCACGTATCCTCTGGAGGGACGGCTTGAATTCTCTGACGTGACAGTAAATCAAGATACCGGCGCAATTACACTGCGCGCCGTGTTCCCCAACCCCAAGGCTGATTTGCTGCCTGGCATGTATGTTCGCGCTGTGCTGCAAGAAGGGGTAAAAGAGCAAGGGTTATTGGTGCCGCAACAAGCCGTTAGTCGGGATAGCACAGGTAAGCCGAAGGCTTATGTTGTCAGCGCCAGCAACAAACTTGAGCAAAGGGCGCTGGTGACGGATCGCGCCATCGGTGATCAGTGGCTGGTGCGCAGCGGTCTGCAGGCAGGTGATCGGTTGGTCGTAGATGGACAACAACGCGCAGCACCCGGCGTTACCGTCAAGACCATTCCATGGTCGCCGAATGCGCAGTCGAATCCCTCTGCCACCAAGTCTGCTTCCGTGATGGACGCGAAATCGGCAGCTACTAACTGA
- a CDS encoding efflux RND transporter permease subunit — translation MARFFIDRPIFAWVLAIIVMLAGAISIFTLPIAQYPAIAPPAVAITANYPGASAKTLEDTVTQIIEQKMKGLDRLSYMASTSESSGAVTITLTFENGTNPDTAQVQVQNKLALATPLLPQEVQQQGVTVTKSASNFLNVLAFTSEDGSMNGSDLSDYVATNIQDAISRVEGVGDTTLFGSQYAMRIWLNPDKLTSYNLTPLDVKNAIQAQNAQVSAGQLGGLPAASNQQINATITAQTRMRTAEEFEDIVLRTLTDGSQVRLRDVARIELGSEAYNTVGRYNGKPAAGLAIKLATGANALNTVKAIDARVAQLEKFFPTGMKVQKPYDTTPFVRISIEEVVRTLIEAVVLVFLVMYLFMQNLRATLIPTIAVPVVLLGTFGILAAFGFTINTLTMFAMVLAIGLLVDDAIVVVENVERVMTEEGLSPKEATRKSMGQITGALVGVALVLAAVFVPMAFFSGSTGVIYRQFSITIVSAMTLSVLVALVLTPALCATMLKPVEKDHTLATTGFFGWFNRNFDRGNRRYQGVVRHMVSKGWRYMIAYAAVLALVVFGFMKLPVGFLPDEDQGTLFAIMQLPSGATKVRTDEVIKQVEHHFLVDQKDAVAGVFAVSGFSFAGSGQNMGFAFIKLKPWDERKGPGLSVTDVAAKAGAYFATIRDAKVFAFAPPAVSELGNATGFDLMLKDEANLGHAAMMQARNQLLGELAKDKRLVAVRPNGLEDTPEFRLLVDPHKAGALGVTMSDINDTIATAWGSSYVNDFIDKGRVKKVMLQGEAQYRMLPGDIDRWYVRNSAGTMVPFTSFATASWTSGSPRLERYNGVPSIEILGMAMPGAASSGEAMTIVEAAVAKLPAGVGYEWTGLSLQEKASSGQTGILYAVSILIVFLALAALYESWAVPFSVILVVPLGVFGALLGAVLTWKMNDVYFQVGLLTTIGLACKNAILIVEFAKDLYAQGKGLVEATMEAVRMRLRPILMTSLAFILGVLPMVLGSGAGAGAQHALGTAVIGGMLSGTILAIFFVPLFFVLIMKMFGRKPAASHAAPLASAPALSEE, via the coding sequence ATGGCACGCTTTTTTATTGATCGCCCCATCTTTGCATGGGTTCTGGCCATCATCGTGATGCTGGCGGGAGCTATCTCCATTTTTACGCTGCCGATTGCGCAGTATCCCGCCATTGCGCCCCCGGCTGTCGCCATTACCGCCAACTATCCGGGGGCGTCTGCGAAGACGCTCGAGGACACCGTCACCCAAATCATCGAACAAAAGATGAAAGGACTGGACCGGTTAAGTTATATGGCCTCCACCAGCGAGTCATCCGGCGCGGTCACCATCACGCTGACATTCGAAAATGGCACCAATCCTGACACCGCCCAGGTGCAGGTGCAGAACAAGTTGGCGCTGGCGACGCCATTGTTGCCCCAAGAGGTGCAGCAACAGGGGGTGACGGTGACGAAGTCCGCAAGCAACTTCCTCAATGTGCTTGCGTTCACATCAGAAGACGGGAGCATGAACGGCTCGGATCTTTCTGATTACGTCGCTACCAACATACAAGATGCGATCAGTCGGGTGGAAGGCGTCGGCGACACCACATTGTTCGGCTCGCAGTACGCCATGCGCATCTGGCTTAATCCCGACAAGCTGACGAGCTACAACCTTACGCCGCTCGACGTCAAGAATGCCATCCAGGCGCAAAACGCCCAGGTGTCCGCCGGCCAGCTCGGCGGTCTGCCCGCGGCCAGCAACCAACAGATCAATGCGACGATCACCGCGCAGACACGCATGCGCACCGCAGAGGAGTTCGAAGATATCGTGCTGCGCACCCTGACTGATGGCTCCCAGGTGCGCTTGCGCGACGTGGCTCGCATCGAGTTGGGCAGCGAGGCATATAACACGGTGGGCCGTTATAACGGCAAGCCGGCAGCCGGTCTGGCGATCAAGTTGGCGACCGGCGCCAATGCGCTCAACACGGTCAAGGCGATCGACGCCCGCGTGGCGCAATTGGAGAAGTTCTTCCCCACTGGCATGAAGGTCCAGAAACCGTATGACACCACACCTTTCGTGCGGATCTCCATTGAGGAGGTAGTGCGTACCCTGATCGAAGCTGTTGTGCTGGTGTTCCTGGTGATGTACCTGTTCATGCAAAACCTCCGCGCTACGCTTATCCCGACGATCGCGGTGCCGGTGGTGTTATTGGGAACCTTCGGCATCCTGGCGGCCTTTGGATTCACTATCAACACGCTGACCATGTTTGCCATGGTGCTCGCCATTGGTCTGCTGGTGGACGATGCAATTGTTGTGGTGGAAAACGTCGAGCGGGTAATGACAGAAGAAGGCCTCTCGCCCAAGGAGGCAACCCGCAAATCAATGGGACAGATCACCGGAGCACTGGTTGGCGTTGCCCTGGTGCTGGCGGCGGTATTTGTACCGATGGCTTTTTTCAGCGGCTCCACCGGCGTGATCTATCGCCAGTTCTCCATCACCATTGTGTCTGCCATGACATTGTCGGTACTCGTGGCGCTGGTGCTAACCCCTGCCTTGTGCGCCACGATGCTCAAGCCAGTGGAAAAGGACCACACGCTGGCGACTACCGGTTTCTTTGGATGGTTCAACCGCAATTTTGATCGCGGCAACCGCAGGTATCAGGGTGTAGTACGACACATGGTGAGCAAGGGATGGCGTTACATGATCGCCTATGCCGCCGTGCTGGCGCTGGTCGTGTTCGGTTTCATGAAGCTCCCCGTCGGGTTTTTGCCTGACGAAGATCAGGGCACGCTCTTTGCGATCATGCAATTGCCTTCAGGCGCGACCAAAGTGCGTACCGATGAGGTGATCAAGCAGGTCGAGCATCACTTCCTGGTCGATCAGAAGGACGCGGTGGCAGGCGTGTTCGCCGTCTCTGGATTCAGTTTTGCCGGCAGCGGGCAGAACATGGGTTTTGCCTTCATCAAGCTCAAACCGTGGGACGAGCGTAAGGGGCCAGGTTTGAGTGTGACGGACGTCGCGGCCAAGGCCGGCGCCTATTTCGCAACTATCCGTGACGCCAAGGTCTTCGCCTTCGCACCGCCCGCAGTATCCGAGTTGGGAAATGCGACCGGCTTCGATCTCATGTTGAAGGATGAGGCGAACCTCGGCCACGCCGCCATGATGCAAGCCCGCAATCAACTGCTCGGCGAACTCGCCAAAGACAAGCGTCTTGTGGCGGTACGGCCAAATGGTCTGGAAGACACGCCGGAATTCCGTCTGTTGGTTGATCCGCATAAAGCAGGCGCGCTGGGGGTGACCATGTCCGATATCAACGACACCATCGCCACTGCGTGGGGTAGCAGCTATGTCAACGATTTCATCGACAAGGGACGGGTCAAGAAGGTGATGCTCCAGGGTGAAGCGCAATATCGCATGCTGCCTGGCGACATCGACCGCTGGTACGTGCGCAACAGTGCGGGAACCATGGTTCCGTTCACCTCCTTCGCCACTGCCAGTTGGACGTCCGGGTCGCCACGACTGGAGCGATACAACGGCGTACCGTCTATCGAAATTCTTGGCATGGCGATGCCGGGAGCGGCCTCCAGCGGCGAGGCGATGACCATCGTCGAGGCTGCCGTGGCCAAGCTGCCCGCCGGTGTCGGCTATGAATGGACTGGATTGTCGCTACAGGAAAAAGCATCGAGCGGACAGACCGGTATTTTGTATGCCGTGTCAATTCTGATCGTATTCCTGGCGTTGGCGGCGTTATACGAGAGCTGGGCAGTGCCGTTTTCGGTGATCCTGGTAGTGCCTCTGGGTGTCTTCGGGGCACTCCTCGGCGCCGTCCTCACGTGGAAAATGAATGACGTCTACTTCCAGGTAGGTCTGCTTACTACTATCGGGCTGGCGTGCAAGAACGCCATCTTGATCGTCGAATTTGCGAAGGACCTTTACGCACAGGGCAAGGGGCTGGTGGAGGCCACCATGGAAGCTGTGCGTATGCGTTTGCGTCCGATTCTGATGACTTCGCTGGCGTTCATTTTGGGTGTGCTGCCAATGGTACTGGGAAGCGGCGCCGGTGCCGGCGCTCAGCATGCCCTGGGTACCGCCGTGATTGGCGGGATGCTTTCAGGAACCATTCTGGCTATCTTTTTTGTACCGCTATTCTTTGTACTGATTATGAAAATGTTCGGACGCAAGCCGGCAGCATCTCACGCAGCGCCTCTTGCCTCCGCGCCCGCCTTATCGGAGGAATGA
- the adeC gene encoding AdeC/AdeK/OprM family multidrug efflux complex outer membrane factor yields MHQFNVINLPGTSCARLLPLVLAMWLGGCSLMPDYQRPLAPVAARFSGDATSSVSSLPVADIGWREVFTDPALQRVIELTLANNRDLRVAVLNIEKARAQYGVQRAALFPTVNASTSETASRTPTDLSASGSVTTGRSYSATLGFSSYELDLFGRVRSLSAQALESFFSTAETRRSTQISLVAEVATAYLTLAADQDRLTLAQNTLDSQSRTYQLNQRSFDLGNASALTLRQAQTSVESARVDVESYTAQVAQDRNALVLLAGIELPDTLLPTSLPDIAAAAANPLATIPPGLPSDLLQRRPDILQAEHDLRSANASIGAARAAFYPRISLTASAGSSSASLSGLFKGGSGAWSFSPGISLPIFDAGANRANLTIATTNRDIYVAQYEKAIQTAFREVSDALAQRSTLGRQLAAQEALVDASSEAFRLSEARFKYGIDSYLSVLDSQRSLYTARQNLIGTRLSRFTNLVTFYKTLGGGWVETTGAPVAAIVTDVPVREQ; encoded by the coding sequence ATGCACCAATTCAACGTTATTAATTTACCGGGTACTTCGTGCGCGCGGCTGCTGCCCCTGGTGCTGGCCATGTGGCTCGGCGGATGCAGTCTGATGCCTGACTATCAGCGTCCCCTGGCACCGGTGGCCGCGCGCTTCTCTGGAGATGCCACCAGTTCGGTCAGCAGTTTGCCGGTTGCGGACATTGGCTGGCGCGAGGTTTTTACTGATCCTGCTTTACAGCGCGTCATCGAGCTAACCTTGGCGAACAATCGCGACCTGCGGGTAGCCGTGCTCAACATCGAAAAAGCCCGGGCCCAATATGGCGTGCAGCGCGCTGCGCTCTTCCCGACGGTGAACGCAAGCACCAGCGAGACCGCCAGTCGCACGCCCACCGATCTTTCCGCCAGCGGCAGTGTTACGACGGGGCGCAGTTACAGTGCAACGCTCGGTTTCAGTTCTTATGAACTCGATCTTTTTGGCCGCGTACGCAGCCTCAGTGCGCAGGCACTCGAGTCGTTCTTTTCAACCGCCGAAACGCGCCGCAGTACCCAAATTAGTTTGGTTGCCGAAGTGGCGACGGCGTATCTCACATTAGCTGCGGATCAAGACCGACTGACGCTGGCGCAAAATACCTTGGATAGCCAAAGCCGGACTTATCAGTTGAATCAGCGAAGTTTTGATCTCGGGAACGCATCAGCCCTGACGCTAAGGCAAGCACAAACCAGCGTTGAGAGTGCACGCGTCGACGTCGAGAGTTACACCGCTCAGGTCGCGCAAGATCGCAATGCGCTGGTGCTCTTGGCAGGCATCGAGCTACCCGACACGCTGCTGCCGACGAGCCTGCCCGATATCGCAGCGGCTGCCGCCAATCCGCTGGCAACTATCCCCCCGGGCTTGCCCTCAGACTTGTTGCAACGCCGTCCCGATATTTTGCAAGCAGAGCATGACTTGCGGTCTGCCAATGCCAGCATTGGTGCCGCACGTGCGGCATTCTATCCCCGTATCAGTCTGACTGCGTCTGCAGGAAGTTCCAGTGCAAGTCTATCTGGGCTGTTCAAGGGAGGTTCGGGCGCATGGAGTTTTTCGCCGGGCATCTCCTTACCCATTTTCGACGCCGGTGCCAATCGGGCCAATCTGACGATTGCCACCACCAATCGAGATATCTATGTTGCTCAGTACGAAAAGGCGATTCAGACAGCCTTCCGCGAAGTCTCTGACGCGCTGGCGCAACGCAGTACGCTGGGACGCCAGTTGGCGGCTCAAGAGGCATTGGTTGATGCGAGCTCAGAGGCGTTTCGTTTGTCAGAGGCCCGCTTCAAGTATGGCATCGACAGCTACCTGAGCGTGCTTGATTCGCAGCGATCGCTCTACACTGCCCGGCAAAACCTCATCGGAACACGCTTGTCGCGTTTCACCAACCTGGTTACGTTTTACAAGACGCTGGGCGGCGGATGGGTTGAAACAACAGGAGCTCCAGTGGCGGCGATAGTCACAGACGTACCTGTTCGGGAGCAGTGA
- a CDS encoding TetR family transcriptional regulator → MSRAERTRAALLDAALAEFSRRGIRAATLEDVAACANVTRGAVYWHFPDKAALVREVFNGLVWPFDVGTDIDVYRQSENPIQLLQDVLWLQTRNCVEDIGQRRMMELILRHGGASDLPKDLLGRLERMAMLSIQSLTAVLNIPYQRGLLRRGLTPIDVARCIHATGLGILVENVHQLPHLLYRPFFLALELVLIGASTQSRGNHSLLICSSD, encoded by the coding sequence ATGTCGAGGGCCGAGCGAACACGCGCTGCACTGCTGGACGCGGCGCTTGCAGAGTTCTCCCGACGAGGGATACGGGCGGCGACACTTGAGGATGTCGCTGCGTGCGCGAATGTCACGCGCGGTGCCGTCTATTGGCACTTTCCCGACAAGGCAGCCTTGGTTCGGGAAGTGTTCAATGGCTTGGTCTGGCCCTTCGATGTTGGCACTGATATTGACGTGTATCGACAGTCGGAAAATCCGATACAGCTACTGCAGGACGTGTTGTGGCTGCAAACGAGAAACTGTGTCGAAGATATCGGACAACGAAGAATGATGGAACTCATCCTCCGGCACGGAGGCGCTTCTGATTTGCCGAAAGACTTGCTGGGCAGGCTGGAAAGGATGGCGATGCTCTCCATACAGAGTCTCACCGCCGTACTCAATATCCCCTATCAAAGAGGCCTTCTGCGCCGGGGATTGACGCCAATCGACGTAGCAAGATGCATCCATGCGACAGGCCTGGGCATTCTTGTCGAAAATGTGCATCAACTCCCTCACTTGCTCTACCGTCCGTTTTTTCTTGCGCTGGAACTGGTGCTTATCGGTGCCAGCACGCAATCGCGAGGGAACCACTCCCTGTTGATTTGCAGCTCAGATTGA
- a CDS encoding helix-turn-helix domain-containing protein produces MTSKKQPPVVHDPYTAYVRQTLSDQGIPRHKQARIVARVVELELVSVQQKFAGIRGWTRSQLILLEQHFGKPGSPASKSFALEKSEHQRNASQWNAILKLSDAPQRCIFQRGHALAVPEDAALAAIDESGAWVVISGAKVPKGKVSFQVTHMTPLPAPRVAVLDDESRIADKIAALFSRQGIQASIFSDVDSLLEVIRVQPFEAYILSWDNAAEATPESVIQHIRETQKSTTHITVLSGELHKQPTIVQDISLMVECYRVSVMEKPLVLEILGKTFHNILFRSLDSHPC; encoded by the coding sequence ATGACCTCGAAAAAGCAACCCCCCGTCGTACACGACCCTTACACCGCCTATGTTCGACAAACTCTGTCGGATCAAGGAATACCTCGCCACAAACAAGCCAGAATCGTCGCGCGTGTCGTCGAATTGGAATTGGTCTCAGTCCAGCAAAAATTCGCAGGCATCCGGGGATGGACACGTAGCCAGCTCATTTTGCTGGAGCAGCATTTTGGCAAACCAGGCTCACCTGCATCCAAATCATTCGCGCTCGAGAAGAGCGAACATCAACGCAACGCTTCGCAATGGAATGCCATTCTTAAACTCAGCGACGCTCCGCAACGATGCATCTTTCAAAGAGGGCATGCTCTGGCAGTACCGGAGGATGCCGCATTAGCAGCCATTGATGAATCCGGAGCTTGGGTTGTCATCTCCGGCGCAAAGGTCCCCAAAGGAAAAGTCTCCTTTCAAGTCACCCATATGACGCCATTGCCCGCACCACGTGTAGCAGTGCTGGACGATGAAAGCCGCATTGCCGACAAGATCGCCGCGCTGTTCTCGCGACAAGGGATTCAGGCATCGATTTTCAGCGATGTTGATTCTTTGCTGGAAGTGATTCGGGTACAGCCATTTGAAGCTTATATTCTGAGCTGGGACAACGCTGCTGAAGCGACTCCAGAGTCCGTTATCCAGCATATCCGTGAAACGCAAAAATCAACTACGCACATCACTGTCCTGAGTGGCGAGTTACATAAACAACCAACGATTGTTCAGGATATCTCTCTTATGGTGGAGTGCTATCGCGTATCGGTTATGGAAAAACCTCTCGTACTCGAAATTCTCGGCAAGACTTTCCACAACATACTATTCAGAAGTTTAGATTCTCATCCATGTTAA